A genome region from Natronosalvus rutilus includes the following:
- a CDS encoding CBS domain-containing protein, which produces MSNDRTTVGDVMSSPLETISKDATVMDAAQRMRDGDISALVVPTTPRAIISSTDVLEAVAQGRNVAELTVADVMTTDVETATPDLYMEEVAAMMTTYGIKHLPVVDGDYVGMVSSTDVTAHLSESPR; this is translated from the coding sequence ATGTCGAACGACAGAACGACGGTCGGAGACGTCATGTCCAGTCCGCTGGAAACGATTTCGAAGGACGCGACGGTGATGGACGCCGCCCAGCGAATGCGCGACGGGGACATCAGCGCCCTGGTCGTCCCGACCACGCCGCGAGCGATCATTAGCAGTACGGACGTACTCGAGGCAGTCGCGCAGGGACGGAACGTTGCGGAACTGACAGTGGCCGACGTGATGACGACCGACGTCGAGACGGCCACCCCGGATCTCTACATGGAGGAAGTCGCCGCGATGATGACGACGTACGGAATCAAGCACCTCCCGGTCGTCGACGGCGACTACGTCGGCATGGTCTCCTCGACCGACGTGACCGCTCACCTCTCCGAGTCTCCACGTTGA
- the yqeC gene encoding selenium cofactor biosynthesis protein YqeC, which translates to MTDALVQALQADTGVTAVVGAGGKKSTLYTLADRLERAVLTATVRIPIFDERVADVVLTPDPVGELEARLERAADGRLENDVDGVESDQSAWPLGLVPERDRGDRYRGYEPDEIDAMADVDGVDHVLVKADGARTRLLKAPDEREPQIPARADTVLAIASCHAVGRPLDAETVHRPERVADLTGRSAGEPITPTDVATVLTHPGGGLKRVPEDTSFVPVVNMVDDDGDLETARAIGEAILEDGGASEGRVSTVVLTSMIRDEPLVAVLE; encoded by the coding sequence ATGACAGACGCGCTCGTCCAGGCACTTCAGGCCGATACCGGCGTAACGGCCGTCGTCGGCGCCGGTGGAAAGAAGTCGACGCTCTACACGCTCGCCGACCGCCTCGAGCGCGCCGTACTGACGGCGACGGTTCGGATTCCGATCTTCGACGAGCGGGTGGCCGACGTGGTGCTCACGCCCGACCCCGTGGGCGAGCTCGAGGCTCGTCTCGAGCGCGCCGCCGACGGCAGGCTCGAGAACGATGTCGACGGTGTCGAGAGCGACCAGTCAGCCTGGCCCCTCGGACTGGTTCCCGAACGCGACAGGGGCGACCGCTATCGAGGATACGAACCGGATGAAATCGACGCGATGGCCGACGTCGACGGCGTCGACCACGTACTCGTCAAGGCCGACGGTGCCCGGACGCGACTGTTGAAGGCACCGGACGAACGAGAGCCGCAGATCCCGGCTAGGGCCGACACCGTTCTCGCTATCGCCAGCTGTCACGCCGTCGGGCGACCTCTCGACGCCGAGACCGTCCATCGACCGGAGCGCGTTGCCGACCTCACCGGCCGTAGCGCTGGCGAGCCGATCACGCCGACGGACGTCGCGACCGTCCTCACCCATCCCGGGGGCGGGCTGAAACGGGTTCCCGAGGACACCTCTTTCGTTCCGGTGGTGAACATGGTCGACGACGACGGCGACCTCGAGACCGCTCGAGCCATCGGGGAGGCGATTCTCGAGGACGGCGGGGCGAGCGAGGGCCGGGTCTCTACGGTCGTTCTCACGAGCATGATCCGCGATGAGCCGCTGGTGGCCGTCCTCGAGTGA
- a CDS encoding 3-oxoacyl-ACP synthase: MTTVGLTGYGRYLPDEVVTGEEIAAQSGIPESVIVEKMGVREKRVCPPDDDHVTDMCVAAAEDALEMANRDTADVDLVLYHGSEFKDHVVWSAAANVAERLGAENAFATESYTLCAGAPIAIRQARAQLQVDHLETALLVAGSREEDLVDYENEQSSFMFNFGSGASAMVLETDPGSRARALVHESAALTDGSFSKDVIMPAGGSLKPASEDSVAAGRHTLDVPDPDGMKERLAPVSLPNYLEVADTALERSGFARDDLDFVAVTHMKRSFHDLLFEELGLDPATDGVYLDTYGHVQSVDQILALEDGRREGLLEEGDLVCFLAAGTGYTWAATALTWLE; the protein is encoded by the coding sequence ATGACGACCGTCGGTCTGACCGGCTACGGCCGCTACCTCCCCGACGAAGTCGTCACCGGCGAGGAGATTGCCGCCCAGAGCGGGATTCCCGAGTCGGTCATCGTCGAGAAGATGGGCGTCCGCGAGAAGCGCGTCTGTCCGCCCGACGACGACCACGTCACCGACATGTGCGTGGCCGCCGCGGAGGACGCCCTCGAGATGGCCAACCGCGACACCGCGGACGTCGACCTCGTGCTCTACCACGGCAGCGAGTTCAAGGATCACGTCGTCTGGTCGGCCGCGGCCAACGTCGCCGAACGGCTGGGCGCGGAGAACGCCTTCGCCACCGAGAGCTACACCCTCTGTGCCGGGGCGCCCATCGCGATCCGACAGGCGCGAGCCCAGCTCCAGGTCGACCACCTCGAAACCGCCCTGCTCGTCGCCGGCAGTCGCGAGGAGGACCTGGTCGACTACGAGAACGAGCAGTCCTCGTTCATGTTCAACTTCGGCTCCGGGGCCAGCGCGATGGTCCTCGAGACCGATCCCGGCTCCCGAGCACGGGCACTGGTCCACGAGAGCGCGGCCCTCACGGACGGCTCCTTCTCGAAGGACGTGATCATGCCCGCGGGCGGCTCGCTCAAGCCCGCCAGCGAGGATAGCGTCGCCGCGGGGCGACACACCCTCGACGTGCCCGACCCCGACGGGATGAAAGAACGGCTGGCACCCGTCTCTCTCCCGAACTATCTCGAGGTAGCGGACACCGCCCTCGAGCGTTCCGGGTTCGCCCGCGACGACCTGGATTTCGTCGCCGTCACCCACATGAAGCGGTCGTTTCACGACCTACTGTTCGAGGAACTGGGGCTCGATCCGGCGACCGACGGCGTCTACCTCGACACCTACGGACACGTCCAGAGCGTCGACCAGATCCTCGCCCTCGAGGACGGTCGTCGGGAGGGGCTGCTCGAGGAAGGTGACCTGGTCTGCTTCCTCGCCGCCGGCACGGGCTACACCTGGGCGGCGACGGCGTTGACCTGGCTCGAGTGA
- a CDS encoding branched-chain amino acid ABC transporter permease encodes MAHIAVIAFFAVYPIVYGPLTGFPALDVGVGIVDPGAFFDAFLPATTFLIAMLFLGLFAMSFDFVSGYTGYLSFGHAAFYGIGAYFIVLVANGKVPGLPDSTPFMLTMLLGALLAVVLALLIGAVSFRLSGVYFAMLTLGFAQVLYQLVRNWDYVGSNPQQGPNLAGPTPEVGVPYVDSLSIALGRLAGDNFKNVLGTGIDVSATMTSYYAIGIIVVLSYFAMQRIVHSPFGRVMIAIRENEERARAVGYNVFWYKMAAFAMSAFFAAIAGALFAAYRSSASPDTTFYFLVTADALIVTIIGGIGTLAGPLFGAFTFEWLEDVLSSQQGGLAPYLRGGLPESVLNADVAGVTFLDVINTAIDGRAPLYLGIVFVLFVLFVPNGLLGSIRDRLGGTVANRLPAHLERYRR; translated from the coding sequence CTGGCACACATTGCCGTCATCGCGTTCTTCGCGGTGTACCCGATCGTCTACGGCCCGTTGACTGGGTTTCCAGCGCTTGACGTCGGCGTCGGAATCGTCGATCCAGGCGCGTTCTTCGACGCGTTCCTCCCGGCGACGACGTTCCTGATCGCGATGCTGTTCCTGGGGCTGTTCGCGATGAGCTTCGATTTCGTCAGCGGCTACACGGGCTACCTCTCGTTCGGTCACGCCGCGTTCTACGGCATCGGGGCGTACTTCATCGTCCTCGTGGCCAACGGGAAGGTGCCGGGTCTCCCCGACAGCACGCCGTTCATGCTGACGATGCTGTTGGGCGCCCTGCTCGCCGTCGTCCTCGCGCTGCTGATCGGCGCGGTTTCCTTCCGGCTGTCGGGAGTGTACTTCGCCATGCTCACCCTCGGCTTCGCTCAGGTGCTCTACCAGCTCGTGCGCAACTGGGACTACGTCGGCTCGAACCCCCAGCAGGGACCGAATCTCGCTGGGCCGACCCCCGAGGTGGGTGTCCCCTACGTCGACTCCCTGTCGATCGCGCTCGGACGGCTCGCTGGTGACAACTTCAAGAACGTCCTCGGAACCGGCATCGACGTCTCGGCCACGATGACCTCCTACTACGCCATCGGGATCATCGTCGTTCTCTCGTACTTCGCGATGCAGCGAATCGTCCACTCGCCGTTCGGTCGCGTGATGATCGCCATCCGGGAGAACGAGGAACGCGCCCGCGCCGTCGGTTACAACGTCTTCTGGTACAAGATGGCCGCCTTCGCCATGAGCGCCTTCTTCGCCGCCATCGCCGGCGCGCTGTTCGCGGCCTACCGGAGCAGCGCCTCCCCCGACACGACGTTCTACTTCCTCGTCACGGCCGACGCGCTCATCGTGACGATCATCGGCGGCATCGGGACGCTCGCCGGACCGCTCTTCGGTGCGTTTACCTTCGAGTGGCTCGAGGACGTCCTCTCCTCCCAGCAGGGCGGGCTTGCGCCGTACCTCCGGGGCGGTCTCCCCGAGAGCGTCCTGAATGCAGACGTCGCCGGCGTGACGTTCCTCGACGTGATCAACACGGCGATCGACGGACGCGCCCCGCTGTACCTGGGAATCGTCTTCGTGCTGTTCGTCCTGTTCGTCCCCAACGGCCTGCTCGGGTCGATCCGCGACCGACTCGGCGGGACCGTCGCGAACCGACTGCCGGCCCACCTCGAGCGCTACCGACGATGA